In Xenorhabdus nematophila ATCC 19061, one DNA window encodes the following:
- the cbiB gene encoding adenosylcobinamide-phosphate synthase CbiB, whose amino-acid sequence MTILLWFAAFLLDMKLGDPAHWPHPVRWIGHLIHQTEQLIRRICRTETSLKWGGVVLWLVVVGSVWAVSYWGLKLAYGMASWSGGLVEIWLIYTALAARSLSDAANAVYQALRQGDLAASREQLAKIVGRETAQLQAPQISRAAIETVAENSVDGVIAPLFFLLLGGAPCAMAYKAINTLDSMVGYKTPRYRALGMFSARMDDVANGLPARLGWLLLALAAKWQGLDFRQALRIGWRDRYQHSSPNSGWAEATVAGALGIRLGGPSVYFNQRVEKPWIGDAKREVTPEDIPYAVQMMIVASIMALLLFALLHSLFSVMLSPSGMV is encoded by the coding sequence ATGACGATCTTGCTGTGGTTTGCGGCGTTTCTTCTGGATATGAAGTTAGGCGATCCCGCTCATTGGCCTCACCCCGTGCGCTGGATCGGGCACCTGATTCACCAGACAGAACAGCTTATTCGCAGAATCTGCCGGACCGAAACCAGCCTGAAATGGGGCGGCGTGGTGTTATGGCTGGTGGTGGTCGGGAGCGTCTGGGCAGTGAGTTATTGGGGGCTGAAACTGGCGTATGGCATGGCGTCCTGGAGCGGGGGGCTGGTTGAAATCTGGCTGATTTATACCGCATTGGCAGCACGTAGCCTGAGTGACGCAGCAAATGCGGTTTATCAGGCATTGCGACAAGGTGATCTGGCTGCCAGCCGTGAACAACTTGCCAAAATTGTCGGGCGGGAAACCGCTCAACTGCAAGCCCCGCAAATCAGCCGCGCTGCCATTGAAACTGTGGCAGAAAACAGTGTGGATGGTGTAATCGCTCCCTTGTTTTTCTTGCTGCTGGGTGGTGCGCCGTGTGCCATGGCCTATAAGGCGATTAATACCCTTGATTCAATGGTGGGTTATAAAACGCCCCGCTATCGGGCGCTGGGGATGTTTTCCGCCCGCATGGATGATGTGGCGAATGGGTTACCGGCTCGCTTGGGATGGCTTCTTCTGGCGTTGGCGGCTAAATGGCAGGGGTTGGATTTTCGGCAGGCACTGCGTATTGGCTGGCGTGATCGCTATCAACACAGTAGCCCCAATTCCGGTTGGGCGGAAGCGACTGTCGCGGGCGCATTGGGGATTCGTCTTGGCGGGCCGAGTGTCTATTTTAATCAGCGTGTTGAAAAACCCTGGATTGGCGATGCAAAACGCGAAGTGACTCCTGAAGATATCCCCTACGCTGTGCAGATGATGATAGTGGCATCCATCATGGCGCTTCTGTTGTTTGCGCTGCTGCATAGCTTATTCAGCGTGATGTTATCGCCGTCAGGCATGGTTTGA
- a CDS encoding cobalt-precorrin-8 methylmutase: MNSYIQQPQQIERNSFEIIGHLIGESRPDYRFVDADQEAIIKRVIHTTADFDWLDILWFSPAVLCSVRDGILRGCTLYTDTTMALSGINKTRLAQYGCECRCYVSDPRVVEMAKNQQITRSMAAVDLALQEAGEKIFVFGNAPTALFRLLEHQSAPIAVIGVPVGFVGAEESKNALIDSGLNCIAAKGRKGGSNIAAAIVNAILYRMPEVGNE, from the coding sequence ATGAACAGTTACATCCAGCAACCCCAGCAAATTGAACGCAATAGCTTCGAGATTATCGGGCACCTTATCGGCGAATCACGCCCTGATTACCGATTTGTGGATGCCGATCAGGAAGCGATAATCAAACGGGTGATCCACACCACCGCTGATTTTGACTGGCTCGATATCCTCTGGTTTTCCCCTGCGGTTTTGTGCTCTGTCCGGGACGGCATTTTGCGTGGCTGTACGCTGTATACCGATACCACCATGGCGCTGTCCGGCATCAATAAAACACGTCTGGCTCAGTATGGCTGTGAATGCCGTTGTTATGTCAGCGATCCCCGTGTTGTTGAAATGGCAAAAAATCAGCAAATCACACGTTCAATGGCCGCCGTTGATCTGGCGTTGCAAGAGGCAGGAGAAAAGATTTTCGTCTTCGGCAATGCGCCGACCGCACTATTCCGCCTGCTTGAACACCAATCAGCCCCGATTGCGGTGATCGGTGTCCCTGTCGGGTTTGTTGGCGCGGAAGAGTCCAAAAATGCCCTTATCGATAGCGGACTGAATTGTATTGCGGCAAAGGGGCGCAAAGGAGGAAGCAATATTGCTGCCGCTATTGTCAATGCCATTCTTTATCGGATGCCTGAGGTGGGAAATGAATGA
- the cbiD gene encoding cobalt-precorrin-5B (C(1))-methyltransferase CbiD, producing the protein MNERNDSLPRVPEINGFETDGVGTIWHRGKQYRKGYTTGSCATAAARVAALMILRQQIIHQVSIVTPSGVTLALNVEQPLIEGQQAIAAIRKDGGDDVDATHGMLIFARVVLNDSGIIVLDGGEGIGRVTRVGVGLPIGWAAINKTPRHTIEETVREVIGPHRGADIVIFAPEGEERAKKTYNDRLGIKGGISVIGTTGIVTPMSEESWKRSLALELEAKRASGLERIIFVPGNHGERFVSQQLGIDANCVVTMSNFVGYMLQEAVRLEFRHVVLVGHVGKLVKIAAGIFHTHSHIADGRMETLIANLALIGAPFELIQAVDQCDTTEAAIELIAEQGWQSVFQQIAGKICWRIDQMLRFASSKPQCDAILFSFDNQVLGCNRPVNEIVEDFR; encoded by the coding sequence ATGAATGAACGCAATGACAGTCTGCCCCGTGTGCCTGAAATAAATGGCTTTGAAACGGATGGCGTGGGCACGATTTGGCATCGGGGAAAACAGTACCGTAAAGGTTATACCACCGGATCTTGCGCAACGGCCGCCGCACGGGTCGCCGCATTGATGATTTTGCGCCAGCAGATTATTCATCAGGTTTCTATCGTGACGCCTTCCGGTGTCACACTGGCCTTGAATGTCGAACAACCTTTGATTGAAGGGCAGCAAGCAATAGCCGCGATCCGCAAAGATGGCGGTGATGATGTCGATGCAACCCACGGCATGTTGATTTTTGCCCGTGTTGTCCTGAATGACAGCGGGATCATCGTGTTGGATGGCGGAGAAGGCATTGGCAGAGTCACGCGGGTGGGAGTTGGGTTACCCATAGGTTGGGCGGCTATCAACAAAACACCCCGGCACACCATTGAAGAAACGGTGCGGGAGGTGATCGGCCCGCATCGTGGGGCGGATATTGTGATTTTTGCGCCGGAAGGCGAAGAGCGGGCGAAAAAAACTTACAACGACAGGCTGGGGATTAAGGGCGGGATCTCAGTTATTGGCACGACAGGCATCGTCACACCCATGTCGGAAGAGAGCTGGAAACGTTCGCTGGCGCTTGAGCTGGAAGCCAAGCGAGCCAGTGGGCTGGAACGCATTATTTTCGTACCGGGCAATCACGGTGAACGTTTTGTCAGTCAGCAATTGGGTATTGATGCCAATTGTGTCGTCACCATGAGCAATTTCGTCGGTTATATGCTGCAAGAAGCCGTGCGTTTGGAATTCCGTCATGTGGTGTTGGTGGGGCATGTTGGCAAGTTGGTGAAAATTGCGGCCGGTATTTTTCATACCCACAGCCATATTGCTGATGGTCGCATGGAAACGCTGATTGCGAATTTGGCTCTGATAGGCGCGCCTTTTGAACTGATTCAAGCGGTGGATCAATGTGATACCACAGAAGCAGCCATTGAATTGATTGCCGAACAAGGCTGGCAATCGGTATTCCAACAAATAGCCGGGAAAATTTGCTGGCGTATCGATCAAATGCTGCGGTTCGCCAGTAGTAAACCTCAGTGTGATGCCATTTTGTTCTCCTTTGATAATCAGGTCTTGGGCTGCAATCGTCCTGTGAATGAGATAGTGGAGGATTTCCGATGA
- a CDS encoding cobalt-precorrin-7 (C(5))-methyltransferase, with amino-acid sequence MITVVGIGPGAAAHQTLAALDAIKQAEILVGGARHLAEFPHFCGETRRINADMDGLMMWLEQNQHRQIVVLASGDPLFYGIGKRIAAHFAERQTDKQNVRIISGISAIQYLCARILLDMNDIYLTSSHGRKPDFDWLLRHEKIAMVTDDVIGPYQIAQEILAHGQPRRMVIGENLSQENERIVCLNAEQIAQRGDIHYDLNVVVILNER; translated from the coding sequence ATGATCACCGTTGTTGGCATTGGCCCCGGAGCTGCAGCACACCAAACACTGGCTGCATTGGATGCGATAAAACAGGCGGAAATTTTGGTCGGCGGAGCACGTCATCTTGCTGAGTTCCCGCATTTCTGTGGTGAAACCCGTCGGATAAATGCCGATATGGATGGGTTAATGATGTGGCTCGAACAGAATCAACATCGGCAAATCGTGGTACTCGCTTCGGGTGACCCTCTCTTTTATGGCATTGGTAAACGAATTGCGGCGCATTTTGCCGAACGGCAGACTGATAAACAGAACGTCCGCATTATTTCCGGTATCAGTGCCATCCAGTACTTATGTGCCCGTATTCTGCTGGATATGAACGACATTTATCTCACCAGCAGCCACGGGCGTAAACCCGATTTTGACTGGCTGCTCCGGCACGAAAAAATTGCGATGGTGACAGATGACGTTATCGGTCCGTACCAGATAGCACAAGAAATTCTGGCGCACGGGCAGCCGCGTCGCATGGTGATTGGTGAAAATTTATCGCAGGAAAATGAGCGAATTGTTTGTTTAAACGCGGAGCAAATCGCCCAGCGTGGCGATATTCATTATGACTTGAATGTGGTGGTGATCCTGAATGAAAGATGA
- a CDS encoding decarboxylating cobalt-precorrin-6B (C(15))-methyltransferase, translating into MKDELFLRGHRIPMTKEAVRALAIERLALAKARHLIDVGAGTGSVSIEAALRYPTLDVLAIEHKEEALSLIAENIRHFGCHTVRIQSATAPVPLDNPADAIFIGGTGGYLTEMIDWALSHLNQGGRLVMTFILLENFMQALSHLRACQVASLDGREIQVGELTALGQGHYFKPNNPTYLISCQKGVGQEVHWQEERDDV; encoded by the coding sequence ATGAAAGATGAACTGTTTTTGCGTGGTCATCGCATCCCCATGACCAAAGAAGCGGTCAGGGCACTGGCGATAGAACGTCTGGCGCTGGCAAAAGCCAGACACCTGATCGATGTCGGAGCGGGGACAGGGAGTGTCAGTATTGAAGCGGCATTGCGTTATCCCACGCTGGATGTCCTTGCCATTGAACATAAAGAGGAAGCCTTGTCTCTGATTGCTGAAAATATCCGGCATTTTGGCTGTCACACGGTTCGTATTCAGTCCGCTACGGCACCGGTGCCATTGGATAACCCTGCTGATGCCATTTTTATTGGCGGAACCGGCGGCTATCTCACTGAAATGATCGATTGGGCGTTGTCACACCTGAATCAGGGCGGGCGTTTAGTGATGACGTTTATCCTGTTGGAAAACTTCATGCAGGCATTATCACACCTGCGAGCCTGTCAGGTGGCATCACTGGATGGCCGCGAAATTCAGGTGGGAGAACTGACGGCATTAGGGCAAGGGCACTATTTCAAACCGAACAATCCGACCTATCTGATTTCCTGTCAGAAAGGTGTCGGGCAAGAAGTGCATTGGCAAGAGGAGCGGGATGATGTCTGA
- a CDS encoding cobalt-precorrin-4 methyltransferase → MSEHIDHAGFDTEKVWFVGAGPGDKSLITLKGYQLLQQAQRVIYAGSLINQELLEYCRPEAECHDSAGLTLAEITDLMVEGVKAGKLVIRLQTGDLSLFGSIREQAEELAKRGIGFVSVPGVSSFLGAAAQLGVEYTVPEVAQSLIITRVEGRTPMPPRETLEAFASHQTSMAIFLSVQDITGVVARLTEGGYPQETPVAVVYKATWPESQIVRGTLETIAEQVRRAGIRKTALILVGAFLGKEFHYSKLYDAGFSHEYRHA, encoded by the coding sequence ATGTCTGAACATATTGATCATGCCGGTTTTGATACTGAAAAAGTCTGGTTTGTTGGTGCCGGACCCGGGGATAAAAGCCTGATTACGTTAAAAGGTTACCAATTGTTGCAACAGGCACAACGGGTGATTTACGCGGGTTCGCTAATTAATCAGGAATTGCTGGAGTATTGCCGGCCGGAGGCGGAATGTCATGACAGCGCGGGGCTGACGCTGGCAGAAATCACGGATTTAATGGTGGAGGGTGTCAAAGCGGGCAAGTTGGTCATTCGTCTGCAAACGGGAGATTTGTCACTGTTCGGTTCTATTCGTGAACAGGCGGAAGAGCTGGCAAAGAGAGGAATTGGTTTTGTCTCTGTACCGGGCGTCAGTTCCTTTCTCGGGGCTGCTGCGCAACTGGGTGTGGAATATACCGTGCCCGAGGTGGCGCAAAGTCTGATTATTACCCGTGTCGAAGGCCGGACACCGATGCCGCCACGGGAAACACTGGAGGCTTTTGCCTCTCACCAAACGTCAATGGCGATCTTCCTTTCGGTACAGGATATCACGGGTGTTGTTGCCCGATTGACTGAGGGAGGCTATCCGCAGGAAACGCCGGTTGCCGTGGTGTATAAGGCCACGTGGCCGGAGAGCCAGATAGTGCGTGGCACACTGGAAACCATTGCAGAACAGGTACGCCGTGCGGGTATCCGAAAAACCGCCCTGATTTTGGTCGGTGCTTTTCTTGGGAAAGAATTTCATTATTCAAAATTGTATGACGCGGGGTTCAGCCATGAATACCGCCACGCCTGA